A single genomic interval of Picosynechococcus sp. PCC 7003 harbors:
- the rpsL gene encoding 30S ribosomal protein S12, with the protein MPTIQQLIRSERYKLKKKTKSPALKQCPQRRGVCTRVYTTTPKKPNSALRKVARVRLTSGFEVTAYIPGIGHNLQEHSVVLIRGGRVKDLPGVRYHIVRGTLDATGVKDRKQGRSKYGAKRPKE; encoded by the coding sequence ATGCCAACTATCCAACAGCTTATTCGTTCAGAGCGCTACAAGCTCAAGAAAAAGACTAAGTCCCCTGCCCTCAAGCAATGCCCCCAGCGTCGTGGCGTTTGCACTCGTGTGTACACCACCACCCCTAAGAAGCCGAACTCTGCGCTTCGGAAGGTAGCTCGTGTGCGTTTGACTTCTGGTTTTGAAGTGACTGCTTACATTCCTGGCATCGGCCATAACCTCCAAGAACACTCCGTTGTTCTCATCCGGGGCGGTCGTGTTAAGGATTTACCTGGTGTCCGTTATCACATTGTTCGTGGTACCCTCGACGCGACTGGCGTTAAGGATCGGAAGCAAGGTCGCTCCAAATATGGTGCTAAACGTCCTAAAGAGTAA
- a CDS encoding iron-sulfur cluster assembly accessory protein, with product MIQITPSAAQEIKRIQRSRQATDSYLRITVQSGGCLDYIYQFSLDSQPQSGDRQETIRNINILIPPGDAEQLKDLSIDYSEDLMGGSFRFKNPHTTKTCNCGQSFQKEP from the coding sequence ATGATTCAAATCACCCCCAGCGCCGCCCAAGAAATTAAACGCATCCAGCGCAGTCGCCAAGCGACCGATAGTTATCTCCGGATCACCGTGCAGTCCGGTGGCTGTTTAGATTACATTTATCAATTTTCCCTAGATTCTCAACCCCAGAGCGGCGATCGCCAAGAAACAATCCGCAATATCAATATCTTGATCCCTCCTGGTGATGCCGAGCAGCTCAAGGATCTCAGCATTGACTACTCCGAAGATTTAATGGGCGGAAGCTTTCGCTTTAAAAACCCCCACACGACTAAAACCTGTAATTGCGGTCAGTCCTTTCAGAAAGAACCTTGA
- a CDS encoding phosphomannose isomerase type II C-terminal cupin domain, giving the protein MILTGQSTSPLTTAPTQPCPTDSRPWGTFTILDEGPGYKIKRIEVNPGHRLSLQMHHHRSEHWIVVSGTAHVECGDKTELLTPNQSTYVPACTKHRLQNPGVVPLILIEVQNGEYLGEDDIIRFQDDYARQ; this is encoded by the coding sequence ATGATCTTGACGGGACAATCCACCAGCCCCCTAACCACGGCCCCAACACAGCCATGCCCCACCGATTCTCGACCCTGGGGCACTTTTACAATTCTTGACGAAGGGCCAGGCTACAAAATCAAACGCATCGAAGTGAACCCAGGTCATCGCCTCAGTCTCCAGATGCATCACCATCGCAGTGAACATTGGATCGTTGTGTCGGGCACGGCCCACGTTGAATGTGGCGACAAAACCGAACTCCTGACCCCAAACCAGTCCACCTATGTGCCGGCCTGTACGAAGCATCGCCTCCAGAATCCTGGCGTTGTGCCCCTGATTCTGATCGAAGTGCAAAATGGTGAGTACCTAGGCGAAGATGATATTATTCGCTTCCAGGATGACTATGCTCGCCAGTAG